From the genome of Nasonia vitripennis strain AsymCx chromosome 1, Nvit_psr_1.1, whole genome shotgun sequence, one region includes:
- the LOC103318031 gene encoding uncharacterized protein LOC103318031, whose product MSQLLSEKITTETLRKIASNEEYDEKEILCVAEYLVELYEYDFERQFGLITTEDPSKSYAFDKLKDIDAKEEPFFIIYNKGVKHWVCLAITYLHNSVVVLYKDSFGVQIPHNLRDAIGDCLKSEKIRFDSHRGTEQSDASSSGPICLRNLQVLLKGLKSDFIKVPLIEKFQKVRFCTQYGVQNVKREFRLWLQKYLLSGLEEVATELVEDENYGDFKKILESFLETCSKVLKETYMLSSTYTSLLKSEAKKKDQDPRYEPDHKTIKALKDAKEKFYKNSEVQRSLKFNKDDFIDIEDGYRVYNLDIQERYPEQMQKFTKIFAVLAQAEMNEELEIALKKVSQMLGLDYEKIRVYFDQQKTARRLEFMRGDFTPPNVIAGLEKAVEVMKSKSKSVKDSVKVDSQDKKIKSWDLLLSELVLDAQIPNDDSTTADELEAQVKEIRESLPRIQQHYSSWSSQGIAEISMFANACKAEEKIFETDQIYEAIAVLDRANELATGGQRLRAPQILSVLVFLKSTASYHGKLCQIESGEGKTVIVSLLATMMILQGEKTVDVITSNAVLAQEGIESRKLFYALFGISVSTNAPDKTYAQGPRKCYLADVVYGSISDFQFDYLRDTAEGLGTLSGRQFGRVILDEVDNMLVDNGRHIAKISSPFPGMENLKYIYLRIWSELLNVEYELMEDFQEKLNGFSNLKSAKEMAITEFIKIFDASMIGRMEERIKANLKDLDLKFAPTHCLNYADIMVPKWIGNAIRARYFINENEQYSIKETNGEYAIIPVDYSNTGVTLKNTVWSYGLHQFVQIKHNLRITPESLTSSCVSNYAYIGKYGNKIFGLTGTLGSKAEQDLLSSIYNVDYARVPTYKTKVFKELKGVVVPDEEWSFEVALLTMGMIRSTGRAVLIICKTIADLLVLEEQFKSMEELPWDCKIQLKKFQDEETADVTRETVSPGDVIIATNIAGRGADFKTSKELEKNGGLHVCVGFCPDNERVREQAFFRTSRQGNAGSAQLVVRESEIKRLNIDTTNLNDIDFDEVKRRIDIIERERLSDIKYSKVDVLRYEDAVFSLFSDFCQELKNSNVITWGHSYLMKDLKEFWAFWLEDQNFEGKKYSLKEASFIFYKFKNHDKTRRIVDGSISQNPYYGVLQADFFLKNDEVEKAKASLINAICLSKKANVMFPAFLTLFDSTLEEKGPLLPRFRNFLAKVFASEVHNDERTASFVTEILEYLTISLAGLSEEITFMENHYFNDDDNDDFKRVLIKPAKGKENLLVKHLAAKLTCLKVYRGNVEILLEVLEGSDTHSICISKRITDYLKNFKPDTKEEKQTKDLITDAELTELGSKGLKTVYGLKKIAKVSDSELEKAKSQILGGLALIARATAFPPLTFAVANVVSCMVAEAIASVVLALFKETNNIDDILLKAEYLKGKSLNYIVSLMASGTLSYDVCIKVFLRMIRCYRESYYLLEHSSDNSRLLKSVNSTQISKDVKAVENYGEYGTAGWTKKIRVPEAMATYFFESEVGNTIIASLVDFIVDKQSNGPENANGVKDKTKPDKSSKKTSFFQPANNSQNISKIESYLSSVLPKRFGGAYEEVRNQFPNGEGFVVVNLVPSEICYKDTPYSAIPRSRIPAIVMLDRDYRGLQKLRFNAGNEIEIEKKKKKSSKEYCKMQQELLEKGEFWMALRNEVAEILAVSKFYELNVQDFVNYTMSIIQMLQYCKDESIPDVPNGHLINSEQYCNILKHFKLKHEAF is encoded by the exons ATGTCGCAATTGCTGAGTGAAAAGATCACAACCGAGACTCTTCGTAAGATCGCGTCAAATGAGGAGTACGACGAGAAGGAAATTCTCTGTGTGGCCGAGTACTTGGTGGAGCTTTACGAGTACGATTTTGAACGTCAGTTTGGTCTCATAACAACCGAAGATCCGTCCAAGAGTTACGCGTTCGACAAGCTGAAAGATATAGATGCCAAAGAGGaaccattttttattatatacaataaAGGTGTCAAGCACTGGGTATGTCTTGCTATCACGTATTTGCACAATTCGGTGGTTGTGCTTTACAAAGACTCATTTGGAGTTCAAATACCGCATAACTTGAGGGACGCTATTGGAGATTGTTTGAAGAGTGAAAAAATAAGGTTTGACAGCCACAGAGGAACGGAGCAGAGCGATGCAAGTAGTTCTGGACCTATTTGTCTCAGGAATCTTCAGGTGCTGCTCAAGGGCTTGAAGTCGGATTTTATCAag GTTCCGCTGATAGAGAAGTTTCAAAAAGTACGGTTTTGCACTCAGTACGGAGTGCAAAACGTCAAGCGCGAATTCCGATTGTGGCTGCAAAAGTACCTCCTGTCCGGTTTAGAAGAAGTTGCTACCGAACTTGTGGAAGACGAGAATTACGGGGACTTTAAGAAAATTTTGGAATCGTTTTTGGAAACGTGCTCGAAAGTGTTGAAGGAAACCTACATGCTGTCAAGTACCTACACGTCGCTGTTGAAATCTGAAGCTAAGAAAAAAGATCAGGATCCAAGATATGAACCCGATCACAAGACGATAAAAGCTTTGAAAGATGCGaaggaaaaattttataaaaattcggAAGTGCAGAGAAGTCTTAAATTTAATAAGGATGATTTTATTGATATCGAGGATGGATACAGAGTATACAACTTGGATATACAGGAGAG GTATCCAGAGCAAATGCAGAAGTTTACAAAAATCTTTGCAGTTCTGGCTCAAGCTGAGATGAACGAGGAACTGGAAATAGCCCTAAAAAAAGTCAGTCAAATGTTGGGTTTGGACTACGAGAAAATTAGGGTGTATTTCGATCAGCAGAAAACTGCAAGAAGACTAGAATTCATGAGAGGTGATTTCACCCCACCGAATGTTATCGCTGGTCTTGAAAAAGCTGTAGAAGTAATGAAATCCAAATCTAAGTCAGTAAAG GATTCAGTTAAAGTTGATTCCCAAGATAAGAAGATCAAAAGCTGGGATCTTCTTCTTTCCGAACTAGTCTTAGATGCACAAATTCCAAATGACGATTCGACAACAGCCGATGAACTAGAGGCTCAGGTTAAAGAGATTCGTGAGAGCCTTCCTAGAATACAGCAGCACTATTCTAGTTGGTCAAGTCAAGGGATTGCGGAAATCAGCATGTTCGCAAATGCTTGCAAAGCTGAAGAGAAGATCTTTGAGACTGACCAGATTTATGAAGCGATCGCAGTACTAGACAGAGCTAACGAATTGGCAACTGGTGGGCAGAGGCTCAGAGCACCGCAAATACTTTCTGTTCTGGTTTTCCTAAAGTCCACTGCTTCTTATCATGGTAAATTGTGCCAGATTGAAAGTGGCGAAG GTAAAACGGTGATCGTTTCGCTCCTTGCGACAATGATGATTTTGCAAGGCGAAAAGACTGTTGACGTTATCACGAGTAATGCGGTGTTAGCGCAAGAGGGCATCGAGAGCAGAAAATTATTCTATGCATTGTTTGGTATTAGCGTTTCAACAAATGCACCTGATAAAACTTACGCCCAGGGCCCAAGAAAATGTTACCTCGCCGATGTTGTGTACGGCAGCATCAGTGACTTTCAGTTCGATTATCTAAG AGATACTGCGGAAGGATTGGGTACCCTAAGTGGTCGACAATTTGGTCGAGTGATTTTAGATGAAGTAGACAACATGCTGGTCGACAATGGCCGACACATCGCGAAGATATCCTCCCCTTTTCCAGGAATGGAGAATTTgaagtatatttatttaagGATTTGGAGCGAATTACTAAACGTGGAGTATGAACTTATGGAGGACTTTCAAGAAAAACTGAACGGATTTTCAAACTTGAAAAGCGCAAAGGAAATGGCAATAAcagaatttattaaaatctttgacgCATCGATGATTGGACGTATGGAAGAGCGAATCAAGGCAAACCTTAAA GATCTGGATTTAAAATTTGCCCCCACGCATTGTCTCAATTACGCTGACATTATGGTACCGAAATGGATAGGTAACGCTATTCGCGCTCGATACTTCATCAATGAAAATGAGCAATACTCTATCAAGGAAACTAATGGTGAGTATGCGATCATACCTGTTGACTACAGCAATACAGGTGTGACTTTGAAGAACACGGTCTGGTCCTATGGTCTTCATCAGTTTGTCCAAATCAAACACAATCTGCGTATTACTCCTGAAAGTTTGACCAGCAGCTGTGTCTCTAATTACGCCTACATCGGAAAGTACGGAAACAAAATTTTTGGGTTGACGGGAACGCTAGGATCTAAAGCTGAACAGGATCTATTATCATCGATTTATAATGTTGATTACGCAAGAGTACCCACGTACAAGACTAAGGTATTCAAGGAGCTAAAAGGAGTTGTGGTACCCGACGAAGAATGGAGTTTCGAAGTGGCTTTGTTGACTATGGGAATGATTCGTTCTACAG GGCGAGCAGTATTGATAATCTGTAAGACTATCGCGGACCTTCTCGTGCTAGAGGAGCAGTTCAAATCTATGGAGGAACTTCCATGGGACTGTAAAATCCAGTTGAAGAAATTCCAGGATGAGGAAACCGCAGATGTGACTCGTGAAACAGTTTCTCCAGGCGACGTAATTATAGCCACGAACATAGCTGGTCGTGGTGCAGATTTCAAAACATCGAAAGAGTTGGAGAAAAATGGTGGATTGCACGTATGTGTAGGCTTTTGTCCTGATAATGAGCGAGTTAGAGAACAAGCATTTTTCAGAACCTCTAGACAGGGAAATGCTGGCTCGGCGCAGCTGGTTGTTCGCGAAAGCGAAATCAAGAGATTGAATATCGATACAACTAATCTGAACGATATTGATTTTGATGAG GTAAAAAGAAGGATCGACATTATTGAAAGAGAGAGGCTGAGtgatataaaatattcaaaagtcGACGTACTGAGATATGAAGACGCGGTTTTCAGTTTATTCTCAGATTTTTGTCAGGAGCTGAAAAACAGCAACGTTATAACCTGGGGACATTCATATTTGATGAAAGATCTTAAAGAATTCTGGGCATTTTGGTTGGAGGATCAGAACTTTGAGGGGAAAAAATACTCTTTGAAAGAAgctagttttattttttacaaattcaaGAATCACGACAAGACGAGAAGAATTGTTGACGGCAGCATATCCCAAAATCCCTATTACGGAGTGTTGCAGGCAgatttctttttgaaaaatgacgaGGTTGAAAAAGCAAAGGCTTCCTTGATCAACGCTATTTGTCTCAGTAAGAAAGCAAATGTCATGTTCCCag caTTCTTGACGCTCTTTGATTCAACGCTTGAAGAGAAAGGTCCATTACTTCCAAGATTTCGAAATTTCCTTGCTAAAGTGTTCGCATCTGAAGTACACAATGATGAAAGAACTGCAAGTTTCGTTACTgaaattctggaatatttaacCATCTCTTTGGCGGGTCTTAGCGAAGAAATAACCTTTAtggaaaatcattattttaacGACGACGACAATGATGACTTCAAACGTGTACTTATTAAACCTGCGAAGGGCAAAGAAAATTTATTAGTAAAACATCTAGCAGCCAAACTGACTTGCTTAAAAGTTTATCGAGGCAACGTTGAAATTCTTCTCGAGGTTCTAGAAGGAAGCGATACTCATAGTATATGTATCAGTAAAAGAATCACTGATTACTTGAAAAACTTCAAGCCAGATACGAAGGAGGAAAAACAGACCAAGGATCTGATTACTGATGCTGAATTGACCGAGTTGG GTTCCAAAGGTTTAAAAACAGTTTATGGCCTCAAGAAAATCGCAAAAGTTTCTGATTCTGAGTTAGAGAAAGCCAAATCTCAGATACTCGGGGGATTAGCGCTGATAGCGCGAGCCACTGCCTTTCCACCTTTAACGTTTGCTGTTGCCAACGTTGTCAGTTGTATGGTCGCCGAGGCGATAGCTTCAGTCGTCCTTGCTTTATTCAAAGAGACAAACAACATAGACGATATCTTGCTCAAAGCAGAATATCTTAAAG GTAAATCGTTGAACTACATCGTTAGTTTAATGGCATCTGGGACATTGAGCTACGACGTCTGTATCAAAGTATTCCTGCGTATGATCAGATGTTACAGAGAATCCTACTACTTACTAGAACATTCGAGCGATAACAGCAGACTCCTTAAATCCGTCAATTCCACGCAGATATCGAAGGACGTAAAAGCCGTTGAGAATTATGGAGAATATGGAACAGCTGGTTGGACTAAGAAGATTCGGGTTCCAGAGGCAATGGCTACATATTTCTTCGAGAGTGAAGTTGGAAATACAATTATTGCTTCGCTTGTTGACTTTATTGTAGATAAGCAATCCAACGGGCCAGAAAATG CTAATGGAGTCAAAGATAAAACAAAGCCTGACAAATCTTCTAAAAAAACGAGCTTTTTCCAACCTGCTAACAACTCACAAAACATTTCAAAAATTGAGTCATACTTGTCATCTGTATTACCCAAAAGATTTGGTGGTGCCTACGAAGAAGTGCGTAATCAATTTCCAAACGGCGAAGGCTTTGTAGTGGTAAATTTAGTGCCTTCTGAAATATGCTATAAAGACACTCCATACTCCGCGATACCCAGATCCCGGATTCCGGCGATAGTCATGCTAGATAGAGATTATAGAGGATTACAAAAATTACGTTTCAATGCTGGAAATGAAATCGAAatcgagaagaagaagaaaaagagctCCAAGGAGTACTGCAAAATGCAACAAGAACTTTTGGAAAAAGGAGAATTTTGGATGGCGCTGAGGAACGAAGTTGCGGAAATACTGGCTGTTTCTAAATTTTACGAGCTTAATGTACAAGACTTCGTGAATTACACTATGTCTATTATTCAGATGTTACAGTATTGCAAGGATGAGAGTATTCCTGATGTGCCAAATGGTCATTTAATAAATTCAGAGCAATACTGTAATATCCTAaaacatttcaaattaaaacaCGAAGCTTTCTAA